TTTTTTTAGGGGGTCAGCAGGATTGGTGCTTACTGGGAAGCGGAGGGTGAAGAAGAAACGAGAGCAGGCTTAGGGCATGGCCAGAATTGGGTCATTGGGTGCATTAAGTTTAGGCCTTGGGCCATAGTGGGTTGAGTCCATCTGAGTTAGCAGGTGGCATGATGTGCGTGAGCGCAGTTAGCTAAATACATGTGCATTGCTACCGGATGGAACAATATTTGAAAAATGGTGTCGCGTGACTGGTTGTCCTCGGTTGTCACTGTTGTCCTCAAAGTCGCGGTCGAAGCCCTCGACTGTGAGTGCTTGGTCGTCCTCGAGCGGGAGCGACGTGGGGGCAGCCATGCCTAGAAGTGTTAGATGATGCATCTGGACACAGGAAAGTCAATTAGCATGGCAAAAACATATATAGATGGATTGCTTAATAGAAAAACTGAAAATGGCAAACATGGTAATAAATATGATCGGACCAATTGCACGTACCAGGATAGATGCAGGCATATCCAAAGCATGATATGACGGCTAGAACATCGTATTTGAAATAGTAGCAATAATAAGTGTTAAACAACTGTTTAACGACGGATAGAACTTGAGTGCGAGAGCAACCAATGTTGTAGTATATCATAAGAGGGCTATAATATTTGATTTGATAATGGTATGTGAAAAGGAGACGTTGTATGACCAGCTATTATAATAGAGAGAATACATATGCCACATGTTATACTTATGCACCAAGTCTGTTATGCAAACAAATATCTATTTTACAACTGAGCAAAAGAATGAGTCAAGCCAAACATGAAAGGCACACAAGAGACAAGCTGCGAAGCAGAAGTACAGAGCTTGTGAATGTATAATGCATATGAATAGGATGACAGTACTTAGCACTGGAAAAAACCACAACCAACAAACACAATATTTGAGTGTAATAACTAATAAGAGATTATAAATTCCATAAAATCGAATATAGATTACAAACATGAGAAAACTCAGCCTAAAACTAGTCGAACTTGGGCAGCTGAGGGAGAAACCCCATCCATGATGTGCTTCAGTGTGTCGTCCTTCTCCTCGTCGGTCCACAAATGTTGATGTGTCACCAACTCCCAGTCCCAGTGCCCCTTGTTCCGAGCATGCCCGTTCCTGAACATTGTGACATTGCGCAACACCGTGCATACTCCCATGAGAAACTTGACAAAGTAGGTTTGCCTCTTTGTTCCCTCATAACCAACCATCACAAACTCCTCCAAGTGATGATGGTGCCGAACCATGGTGTGTCGCCAGGGTATCTCATCACCGGGCTCCTCTTCTACGCAAGCTGCGATGTGGATGTGGAGGGTCTCCGGGGACGGCACCGTCTCGAGGAGGAGACGGGGCCACGAGACATCCCAGGATGAAGGCACATCGGCGACCAGCAGCCTCCTCAGGTTCGGTAACAACGGCGGCGATGGGGAGCTCGACGGCACGATCCATCTGTCAGGCCCAGTGAGCCTGAGAATCAGGCTGGTTATGCCCGGCATGCGTCGAAGAAACGTTTCAGGCTCTATCTTAAGGTGCTGCGATAGAGCTTGGCGAAACCTTTGCAGTGTCATCCCGAGGCACAAGGTGAGGTTATATTTCCTGAGACAGGGAAACGAGGTGGACTCCTCCAAATGCACTATGATCCCCTCGGAGGCAAGGCTCTCGAGGCTAGGAAGAGCCCTCAGGCGTATCCGTCTGAACCTGCATTTTTCCACGACGAGCTCCCTGATCTTCGACATGGGGGCGTCCACGACCACGCCCCTGCCCCCGCTGCACCTGCAGGAGATGAGGTGCAGCACCTGCAGTTGCAGGCACGAGGTGAAGACGCCCTCGTAGGTCGCCTCGGGCGTCGAATCCGGTATGTCCTGCAGGACGAGCGCGGTGAGCGCGCCGTACTCGTGCAGCGGCGGGAGCACGCAGCCTCCAAGCTTGAGGCTTTGCAGGCGTGCCGCGCTGGGCTCCTTGCACAGGCCGCCATGGCCGCCAAAGCTGTGGACTGCTCCTGGTTGATTGTAGATTGGCTTGGCAACAGCTTCGAGGTCGTCCACCCCCCAAGCGTCGATGGCCTCCGCGATGAGCTGATTCAGGCAGCCGGTGTTGTGGGTGACGAAGAAGTCCACCCTGAGCCTGGTGACCCTCCTCCGGCGAGCGACGGTGCCCAAGAAGCTCTCGACGGACCTGGTCAGGGCGCGCATGGCCCGGTGCTCGTACCTTGTGATGTTGGGCATGAGCTCCCGTGTCATGGCGTGCCTTTTGTACTGGAAAAAAATAGCTCCCCCAATGTTGCGGCAGAGCTGGACCCATCGGTGGTAGCGCGGCGGGAGCATGCTCTCCACGCTGAAGCTGAGGACTGGGAGCTCGCGGTTGAGGCGGGCCCAGCGCCTGGAGAGGGCCGCGGTGCCGAGCGCCGTCCGGATGTCGAGGCGGCGCAGGACCGAaaggaggaggtcgtcggggagggcGCTGATCCGGTCGTCGCGGCGGGAcgcccgcggccggcggcggcgaaggcatCGACCCATCGCGGTCCTGGCCCTGGCCATGAGTGAGCTACCTCCACCCGCGCGACGAATCGAGTAGCGAGTAGATGTTGCCGACTCACCGCCGCGGTTGCGATTAAATAGAGCCGTCGGCATCGACACTGAACCTCTCCGACTCTTGAACTGAGACGGAGAAAAATGTGTGGGTCACCGCCCCGAAACCGATCTGGAATCGGAGTCGATTCAGTACTCCGAAACATGCGAGGACAGCCGTAGAGAAGAAGGGGTGGAATTCGGGGAAGAGCGCCGCCGGCAAGAAGAAGGGTGAGGGGGTGGGGAGGGGATCTAGGGACGAGGTAATATTACTGATAGTCACGCAACTTGCATCCAATGTGCAGTTTGATACTAGATCTTTCAAAATACGATTTTCTAGTCATGTAATTTGTCATTTGGTGCAAATACGGTCACTCCGGCTCTCCGCGCACGTATTCATTGTTGATGTGGCATGCACGCGAACACTGTCAGCGATGTACGCAATTTCGTAGCGATGCGCACGCGGATTTTTTTGCATAAGACCCTCCGAATCATTTTTATTTGCTCAAAACAGTCCCTGCAATGGGCGGGAAGAGACAGCCCGTGTATATTTTTGCAGAACGGTATCCCGATATTGCTGGCAATTCATTTTGACTCTCCACCGCTTCGTCTCCTGGTCGTaagaggcggaggcggaggaggtggtgcGTCACGGCGGTCGTCGGAGGAGGAGATGGAAGACCCGCGTCGTCGACGTCCGGGCGAATTAGCGCCGTCGTATGGTTAGTCTGTCATCCATTTTGTCTCATTTCTCTCCTCTGCTCCCCGGTGACTTCTCTGTGTCGCGTTTCTCCTAGGTAGGGTTCATGTGGTAGGGCGATCACCATTGGTTCATTCACTTATGTACGCATTGTGAGTAATTGAGCTTTGCCATAGGCATTACATTCCGAAGGTCTAGTTCCCCTGTTTCCCAATTCGAGCTAGGGTTTTTGTGGAGGTTAAAGGAGGTGGTTTATCAATTTGTTCACAGTTTAGGGTTTATGAATCGTTAGATGGCATAGTCCAAATCCTCTTCCATTTGTGAGATGTTTACTGAATTTTTGTGACAATGTGTACCGAATATGCTTgcaaattcagttaactgaatatgCTGCACATTATGTGAGTGAAAGTGTTAACTGAAACTGTTACCTGCACATTATGTGCTGTATTGACAAGTGATAATAATCTGTTGTATTGTGACTTAACCGCTTACTTAACTGAACATGTTCTCTGCTGCAGTGTTAACTGTATTTTGGCACTTAATGGTAAATGAATTTGTGCACTGACATGTGTATTTTGGCTCATGCATGTGTGGCATGCCACGCCAGCGGCGGATACGCACACTGACAGCCAAAGTGACCGTATGTGCACCAAACGAAAAGTTAGATGACCAGAAAACCGTATTTTAAAAGATCTAGCACTAAACTGCACATCTCACACAAGTTGTGTGACTACCAGTGATATTACCTCTTTAGGGATAGAGCGCCGCCAGCGAGACAGAGAGTGTACGCTGTGTAGGACCAACTTGTTTTCAAATAGTCCATAAAAAAGTCTTAGGTTCAACCGGCTGAAAACCACGGTTGCGTCGGCGGGTCTAGCTGCCATCCGATCTAACTTGATCGCATGGTGTAGAAGTGCTCTCTAGATTCCTCTACAGCCACCCAGTCCTTATCCTCTCGTAAAGCTTTGCATCCTTAATCTTCACGGCGTGTCTGTGTCGGTAAGTAACCAACCTCTGTCACTTCACTTTCCTGCAACTTGACCCGTGTTTCAGAAGCGTTTCCGCAACTCAACCCCTGTTGCAGACCGCATTGTCGCCGAGCTTTTCTGAAGGAGATGCTGAAGGCACCgcctgaaagtgcaatcatgcccttacattaTGTTTTGATGTTAATGACAATCTACATGTAGGGGGCTAACAATGGTTGTCAAGTGAATCTCAGGTGTTGGTCCCCGGTTCGTCAAAttgtgtgtggatcaagagcatacgaaGTGGTTTCTCTCAAGGATGAAGTGTTAAAATGATGTTACATTTTGTttccttgagtataggatcccgcactattaagagggatTCGATTGGGTTCGTAAAAGACTTGCTCTAGTCAAAATACTCCTTCCCATAGTTCTTTCTTATCCATCCTTATCTTTGAATCATTCTATCTCTGggagtgccggatgtccgggcctcgtgccggatgtccgggccgctCTCCGGATGTCCAGCTCATGCCCCGGATATCTGGCTCTTGCTTTTCCCCTTTCCAGATGGTTGTCTGTTTTACGCCGGATATCCGGGCCTTCCTGtctcgccggatgtccgggtcctatcccggatgtccggccccttacTGCCCGTAAAACTGATATGATTCTATAAACGCTTGTGGGACATCTGGATGTCCGGCTAtcttccggatgtccgggctttcttgttgtgccggatgtccgggcttgacccccggatgtccggcccctctatTTCCTGCTCTGTTCTGCCTTGTTCTTCAAGTGGCttgccaggccggatgtccggcccctagcccggatgtccggcctgcccgttcacttgcactacaacggccatatttgagctcacactatatatagcccttcttccccacgggagagggttgaccattcactttgaacaaaccctagaacacttctcactctctctctcattcctccacaccaaatcttagatccccaagggatttgagagctttGGAGAGAAGTTGTctgatcaagtgatagatccagttcttccccttctttgcacccaaggaattcgtgatttgagcaagtcttgagcttttccccatcgatcttgttactcttggaggttggagactcctaggcggtaggagtcttttggagaggaatcgacctttgtgattacccccggaaaagtttgtgagggtttggagaccaccccaaggtctaccactagtggttgagaaacgccttcgtggtgttgtctcaaagggagaatagggtgagccttcatggcgttggtgtgccttcgtggtaacatccacctctctaatggtgatgtagcttccctccaaggaagtgaacatcgacatacatcctcgtctcccggagttgcggttattcctaaccctaactctctacttgtggttacttgtctcttagcacttacttatatcatattgtgcttgtttacttacatacttgtgttgcttgcttatcttgcttagcacttagtactagacttgcaattgttaggctcaccttcatattccgcattagtgcctaaaattgttaagtaataattaaaatttgtaattgtacctattcaccccccccccctctaggtccatctcgatcctttcaattggtatcagagcctcgtgctctattcttgtggcttaaccgccctagagcgagatgaaccccgatgggactccccatGTTGCAGATCCGAAAGATAAAGGCGAGGCTTCCTcagaagtcaagtcctttacttctgaggatctggaacggacccttgctaagcaaaaagaggagcatgatgcttttgtcgaggccttggtccaaatgaggatagCCACATTGTCCACCGTGCTTGCACCAGTTTCGGGTGGTGcggcttcgaggccaactgtgcctactccgtcacttggtcaacaacctcctagcaatgaacactctagtgttccttggctttatgcaagaccccaagttgagaaaccaaaatataaccctcaaggcaaacctcctttacttgatgccacttctgattttgccttgtggagagttgctatgcaggatcatcttcgatatggaaacgatgagatgctagagatcttggagtatggttaccatgtggttgatccaaagaatcctacaccaagagaaatttatgacaagaatctcaatgacactgcaatcatgtgtataaggagaggtatggttgaaaagcaaaggagacctttcatacacatcacaagtgccaaggaactatgggaaagtattataagatccaagaccggtacctccaccctccggagtgctcaatatgaaattgccaaggggcaattgcaaaacttttgtatggagaaaggtgaaactccaAATCAActtcttgagcgtctcatgactctcaccgctgatattgagtcgtgtgagtgtgacaagacacaagatggattcaacatgactaagcgattccttgtggacaagttgctccatgctcttgctccatatcaccatcagatggtatgggacataagacaacaccatgccttcaaggaaatgactacagatgacatcatatctactttccaactatttgaagagtcaaaggaaaatgctacaaaacatcttgccatgcatggtactccatcgtcgaagatcaatcttgcattgaaggccaagcatgtatgtgaagatgtgcaaagtgaagaagaagaagacgatgatgatgatgaagatggtgatgaggttgaatccgatgagggcccttcatatgaagacatggctctctttgttaagaagtttagcgcgggaaaattcaagggaagatttcaaaagaagaaagtaagaaaatgctacaactgtgaagaaaccaatcacttctccaacgagtgcccttatgagaagaaagaagataaaccaaggtttcctaagacctttcccaagaataagttgccaaatcctttgaactccaagctcaagaagagagatgggaaagcaatggttgctcaagaagaatccgatccggatgatgttagtggtgttgccggagttgctcaagattctcaaaacacattgaggctagtcaacaagagtggtgaagttgtcacctacaactacatgaaggattacaagggcaacgctcacaagtgcctcatggcgaaggccgtggtagaagatggagaggaccaacactctcctgacaaggtcaaggtaaccccacgatcaaaccctcctcttttcactcctcctactcctagtgatgagtatcttgatgcggaggatagttatgaggatgatgatatacaTGATCCtctgcttgctaaactaaataagttcatgtgctcccttaaaggaaagaagctcactatgtttcgtatgcttatggagatggtgagtaagcacgccatttccattaaggaactcgaaaccctcgtcaccgaggaaaaggaaatatgtgaaatccttgagcggaaagtccaatatgaggaagcacgcaatgatgaactatgcttaaaaattggtgcaaacattgatgctCATACtagagatcttgcctccttgaaagaggctattgactcttgcgaagagttgatgaatgataaaagtaagattGTAAAGTataatgcttctctctctaaggattgtgagctcctatctgtgtccctcaagaccaaggaagaagagctcaccactcttacaaagagttttgagacactcaagcttacttatcttgaaactctagccaaggcttactcttctcctattatcaatgttgatgcttgtactactaactctagtagtgatctagcatctattcttgaggagaatcgctttctcaaagctcaaatcgagaaagggctcatgacatgtgctaaatggcaaaagaaccttaatgaggtgttgagccaacacaatgaggtgtttgccaaagagggacttgggtttgacccgagcacaagcaagaagaagacatcctctcaaaagtgcaccacccctctaaaagaaacttttgtacgagaagggcacaaggagaaaggtaaggttgttagtgggaaggccacaaggggcatgcccactctcaacaagccaaaagagttcatgcctccatcctatgtacttcgtaagactaaggatggagaagtttatgcaaagtttgttggtcctcgaaatgcatttcggttttatgctatttgggtccctaagacccttgtgactaacttgagaggtcccattctaaaatgtgtgacgccccgagaccgatgctccagatgccttccatgtttttcgctgttgtcatgtgtttcgtttgtttgttgcattcatcatcgcatcattcgcattgcatcggcactccattaccgtcatgttttcaaaacttgcatccgctcgtagttgccgcgttcccccttgctttcgtgaccgttccgagaccaaccttgttcttcgttttccctcttgcttaaaccgaaggccctctttgcacagtgcatcgcccCCGACTATCGTTATCGTTGGGTCCGGATTACCCCCAAACTTCTATATAACATCTCCGTTTTTTTAATTGGGTCCCCTAACCTATTTATCCGAGACCGTCCGATTTTAATCGGAGGGTCCAAACCTAATCCTATTGTTCCTATATATAGACCAACCCCTACCCTAAATATTAGGAGCATTGTCccatcctcctagccgccgccgccactcctcttgtCTCCTCCCACCTCGGGTTCTTCCCCGATCCAAATCCTCCTTGAATTTGCCTCCGGTCCAACCAGCCACTCCTCTCGATCCACCAACCACAGCGCCTGCAGCCTCCTCCCCGCCTTCGTCCGGCCAGCCACGCCGCCGGCGGACCCGCAGATGAGCGTTGTCCCTGCTCCTTTACCTTCCTCCTCTACTCTTCTCTCTCCCTCACATCCCGATCCCTCTCTCTTCAGGTCAAACAGGAAGCCGTCATGGGCGCCCCCCTGCCGCGAGGAAACGATGGCCTCCGGCCCTCCTCCAGTCGTCTTCAACCCCCAGGCGCCGCCGGTAACCTCGCCCTTGCCtcgcgctcctcttcttcctcgttttCCTTGCGCCGCTGTtgacccgcctgccgccgctgtCTGACCACACAGGAGATCGCCGCTGCCGTTGGATGTCCTCCGACGAGGAATCAGCATCCCACGCCTGGATCCGTCTGCCTTGCGCCTCCCCCGCCTTGTATCCGGCCGTCCCTGTGTTGCCGTGCCCTGCATCCCGCGGCCAGCCGCGCCAAGTCCCTCGTCGCGCCTTTCACCAAGTCTCTGCCGCTGCTCTGCATCAGTCTGCCTCGCGCTGACCTTCGCTGCTTCCCCGCCGTTCCTCGCCTCCCGGAGCAAGTTGCTTcgccggcctcctctgcttcgcctgcAAGCCCGCTTCCCCGTCGGACCATCACCGTTGCCAACCATCGGCCTTGCCTCTGCTTCGAGCGACAGAACAGCGCCTCACCCGCGTTGACTTCTCGTCGCGAGGCTCCAGCTGGCCTCGTCCCGATCTGCCAGCCCGCGTCCAGCCTCCCCACCGAGCCGGCctgttggcccaatgtgagcatAGCCCAGCCCATCTTTGTTGGCCCAGCAGTGCACTCAGATTCGGCCTGGTATGTTTTTTCCTGCTCTGGACGAATTTGTCTATTATTCCAGAGAGTGcggttttacagaaaaccccctagtaTTCATGCATccaataactaattaaccatgcatcatatgtaaaaaaattatatatgcgaaatgctcagaatttcatctagtttcataatatgctgctctcatccttgtttaaaatgtttaagtTGTTGTTTACATTTATTTTGCATAAACGCCATGCtgaatgatttatttcataactaattaaccgtagttccgaatttaataaactttatatgtgggccggtctactagggtcctcaaaatcttgtaggcctacagctgggccggcccattaatgtcggcgaaatctcgtgggcctttagctgggccagtccattatgatccgcaagaatcttgtgggcctttacctgggccggcccattatggcacacaaaaatcttctgggcctttacctgggccagcccattatggcccgcaaaatcttgtgggcctttagctgggccagcccattatggtccgcaaaatcttgtgggactttagctgggccggcccattatggtccgcaaaatcttgtgggccttcagttgggccggcccatttaaacttgatgggccagtccacgtgtcaacatatcataggcgcgtctcgcccattggatgagtgacacctgtgccaacacggacctgacacgtgtctcctccagccaatgatgattttacacgtggaaaatccccattggtcggggctgttaacgggttatcggatccaaaaccgacccggtagcttaacggcgttccgttacggtggatgtcacgtgtcggtcacccttgatgaaagcacttctgtgacgcgcgatttatcgtcatggaagtggacacttccatgatgataattttggtaatgtcatggaacacttctacgacagcacgggtatgactatcttgattctgtcataaatttgtcatggatgtacatgcatgacaaaaaacgcgacctactgtgacaaacacgtatcatcacggaagtgttttttttgtagtgtggggtggaaaatgcatagattaacttgatgCATTGTGCTTTACTcattaacaacattaaaatatagtttagggcagaacagtaccaactccaaaatatgcatatgaggttttccggaattgttgtttgttgttccggcctcatttaaatttgcctagat
This DNA window, taken from Triticum aestivum cultivar Chinese Spring chromosome 1D, IWGSC CS RefSeq v2.1, whole genome shotgun sequence, encodes the following:
- the LOC123169661 gene encoding uncharacterized protein; the encoded protein is MPTALFNRNRGGESATSTRYSIRRAGGGSSLMARARTAMGRCLRRRRPRASRRDDRISALPDDLLLSVLRRLDIRTALGTAALSRRWARLNRELPVLSFSVESMLPPRYHRWVQLCRNIGGAIFFQYKRHAMTRELMPNITRYEHRAMRALTRSVESFLGTVARRRRVTRLRVDFFVTHNTGCLNQLIAEAIDAWGVDDLEAVAKPIYNQPGAVHSFGGHGGLCKEPSAARLQSLKLGGCVLPPLHEYGALTALVLQDIPDSTPEATYEGVFTSCLQLQVLHLISCRCSGGRGVVVDAPMSKIRELVVEKCRFRRIRLRALPSLESLASEGIIVHLEESTSFPCLRKYNLTLCLGMTLQRFRQALSQHLKIEPETFLRRMPGITSLILRLTGPDRWIVPSSSPSPPLLPNLRRLLVADVPSSWDVSWPRLLLETVPSPETLHIHIAACVEEEPGDEIPWRHTMVRHHHHLEEFVMVGYEGTKRQTYFVKFLMGVCTVLRNVTMFRNGHARNKGHWDWELVTHQHLWTDEEKDDTLKHIMDGVSPSAAQVRLVLG